A region from the Aegilops tauschii subsp. strangulata cultivar AL8/78 chromosome 5, Aet v6.0, whole genome shotgun sequence genome encodes:
- the LOC109750624 gene encoding uncharacterized protein, producing MAVPHYAYVKMKLPGPKGLITIAGDYCKSLECAQAGAKLAESLVIDEERRQLDRLVALANETPVVPASAKEPAGEASFQLSKETKKVKLNLEDPSCSKYVIIGTRLDSK from the coding sequence atggcggtcccccactatgcttatGTGAAGATGAAGCTACCGGGTCCGAAGGGCCTCATCACCATCGCCGGCGACTACTGCAAGTCCTTGGAGTGCGCCCAAGCCGGCGCCAAACTGGCCGAGTCACTGGTCATAgacgaggagcggcgccagcTCGACCGGCTCGTCGCCCTGGCCAATGAGACGCCGGTCGTGCCGGCTTCAGCCAAGGAGCCGGCCGGCGAGGCCTCGTTCCAGCTCTCTAAGGAGACCAAGAAGGTCAAGCTGAACCTGGAAGACCCCAGCTGTAGCAAGTACGTCATCATAGGCAcccgcctcgacagcaaatag